One Alnus glutinosa chromosome 13, dhAlnGlut1.1, whole genome shotgun sequence genomic window, atattttcttgcattttaaagacactaaattaactttaattaattatttactcaaattttcatgttttaattactacaaaatgtcttggacattacaaggACCGTATCCCAAAGAACAGGGACCATATCCCAAAGAACAAGGACCGTATCCCAAGTTAACATAGAGTCTGTAACTCAAAGAGAACAGGGACCATATCCCAAGTTAACATAGAGTCTGTAACTCAAAGAGAACAGGGACCGTATCCCAAATTAACGTCGAGTTCGTAACTCCAGAGAACAAGGACTGTATCCCAAAGTTTGTGCCGTTAAGCACACAATGCATCATGTCCCAATTTTATAACTCACACTAAAATCCCAATCATTTACAATGCAACCATAGTCTACAAAATTCCCAACCACCACGTAGAGTCACACAATTTATTCAAACTCCACAAatcatattcatattttcaaacatcatcataatttcaagatattcaaaagtactcaaaacaaccaaaacagttataatcaacatacagttggttcgaattttgtaaaacaatatatatttagcaATTctatattatatgaaaataagtttctcaatgagtagaatactcaccttggctgaaTTAGACCCATAACTCGAATtttacattggagaacccattgaagtctcaaATCCAGACACTATCTTGCAAACATTAATAACATTAGACTATactattgaactctatactctatgacacgtatactacccacgtgctcacacgtcgcgtaATCCGCTTCTAAGGCTTGTTAGGTACCTTGGTTATCATTATGTCGatcattggttataggttcaTATTTATTCATCTTATTATCTTTAAGGTACCCATATTATCttatttgcttatttatttatttaccaaCTTAGCATTATATATCGAactcatatacatgtatatatatatatatatgtgtgtgtgtgtgtgtgtgtgtgtgtgtgtgtgtgtgtgtgtgtgtgtgtgtgtgtatacatatacatacaaCGCAAGTTAAGTTTAAGCCTAACTTGATAATACATTTAACTATTCCAAATGGATTCAAAGCCTAACTATGTatcttaagctattattaggcTAATCTTTGGTTCTaggtttttattatattttgctTATTAACACAAggatgtatttattattttcattagcTTATACATATTTGTTGtatcacattattattgttaacccTTATACATTTATTGTATTGTCTTAGGACACCCGTTCTACACTAATTCTTCATCATTCCTTCTCTCAAACCCTGATCAATCTATACAACAAATCTCTCAAAATTAGCCCAAATGATACTTGAAATTCTCATTTACATATTAGAATCAATCCCTCTATGAGTCATACAAATAATCCACAACCCATAATCAAACTATACTCCAATTTAAAAATGAACACCCAATCCCAAGATATTGGTAATTCCAAGATAAAATCAATCCTCCAACAAACAATACAAGGATTAATATAATCATTCAACAAACCATAATTTACCTTCAAGACTCTATATACCCAATACCAATGCGTCAATATTCAATGAAAATCAACTCTCAACAACCTAAATTGCCAAGATTTCCTCATAAccaatgatgagtgccaaatattgtatatgtggaccccttaatttgcatttactaaacctttagttttgttattttctaatttttttgttagttttggtattttagtattttgcaggtcattgagagaaaacaatagctttaaggtgaaagaaagcacactttgagaagaccttgatgatgtggttatgttcaaccaaatcaaggagaggacaaaatcgaaatttctttaattggagtcaaaatcggattataatttagattctgcacatgtcatagtattttggctataactttcagctcaaatatcCGATTAAGCTGAATCAAGCAGCGTTGGAAATCTAActcaatttttctacaaataattgtgaaatacaattttcctaattcggatgtcttctatgccaaaagtgtcccgcaataaaagaccgcaaatctgaatgaatttggagtcattttccttattggattgagttttgagtctcctactcaaactaggagactaacctccgattttaatAGGAAttatagggcttctaggatttgttttctacCTATAAATAGACATCTAAGGCTcaagaaaaaagagagtgaGAAGCTAtagaccaaatatattcttttctttttagtttttctttaggtaggtttttattttcaataatcatgtgtagctactttttcaccattgaagagcaacaatattttcatgtaagtttatactatccgattctatttggtttaatttttccattgttttacttcttttcaatttgtggaatgattcttggatatctattgtgatttacggatacatgtgatgatttgagataatttcacataattgattgcttgggtttttatttatcaaaacgttggatattcattgtgtttcgttctacggatacatttgatgatttggtttaaaccggatatcttttgtgatttgtacaaagaacagattcattgaatgatttaatgattttttgaagcatagtagaacatacataagaattgtatggtgagaacttcggatgtgtattgatgaacatgagaatatgttgctatgatttggtgggtgtggattccaaaaccttagtacattttcttttgttttatttgggttttattttatttatgttttttttttctttttatcaaaaataaaaccttttttggaactaggttaagatttaattagtttagacataaatttgtttttcaaaaacacaatttcctgtgggatcgacctcgcacttactaaaccctttattgcaaacgattcgtgtacttgcgagtacaattaaaattcacatcaagtttttggcaccgttgccggggaattgtttgaatttttgaaaactatttatttctaaattgattttatctttctactagttataattaggatttttattattattatttgcaatttgcaatttgtttttgttattcctatttctaaaaaaaaaaaaaaagattttatcttttctctgttttcttctattgttattattattatttttttaagaaaaaatttggttgatgttttatttgggatatttgcatgttaaaaagtgagaatgaagcatggatttttctAATTATAGTAATTTTTATGCACAAGATGCTCCATCTAATGGTAGGACACCTGCTCCTACcaactacactcacaatttttacccacataaaccatgttcatattgtttcAATCCTTATCATCATATTAGTGATTTTCTAGCATCTAGATAATTTTCTAATTCATCTTGTGAACAAATAAACACAAATTTCTCCAACCTAAGGTttaattcaaattccaatttttacaacccggattGGAGTAACCATTCTGATTTTTTGTGGCAaactcaagccatgggaaatcgTGCTTCCCAATACCATGAACTGCACCATTCTGAATATCCGCAGTTCGATAACCAAtattcccatccttcatcctacaattatccagcaCAAGAATTATCATTTGAAGACACAGTCAAAGCATTAATTCTATCATTTAACAATTTAATATTTGGccctatatatatttaaactaCACTTTTgttaatgtaattaattatttattcaactgAACCCACTATAACAACTATAATTATTTTCCTATCATTTTACCTtaggcttattttattttagtaatataaatattattatctagaaaataattataaatcccatttattttataaatataatttattaattgctaagttatctatttatttttttgatctTTACATCTCCCCCTAGATCAATATTGAAATGTTTATTCATATGATTATGTTGGCAGCTTGGACTTGCGGAGAAGAACATTTTGAACTTTGAATTTGATTTGGTGGCCTTGGACCCTAGTGATGCTAATACAAGCAATACTACTAGCTACTTTGTTCTCGGATGACACAAATGACAAGTCTCGCAGGAGCATCAATCCTGAGATGGGATTGTCAACCCATCAGGAAGATGAGGTGAGTGTACTATGGGCTTGGAATTTGGTTGCTCAAAATTATAAGATCACCTCTGCGTTATGAATTAATTGATTTGTGAATTGTGACAATGGTTGGCCCTAATGACAATGGAATGTATATAAATTGTGATTGATTGTATCAATTCGAGATTGACTTTACAGGTTTAGTTATTGCTTTTTCAAAATCTGGTTTTTGAacattagtgttttttttttttttgggttttattatCAGGCTTGGTATCACGGCAATTGGCTCAAatataccccccccccccacaaaaaaaaaaaaaaaaaaaaaaaaaaaacaaagaaatatttgaagaaataaTTAATGAACACTAGGAAATTTGCTGGTATACTGCAACGCAGGTAATCATTTTGATGCTGTCAGAATCAAGATTCTATCATTTTTGGCTAACTTTTTGTATGATGGTTGGCATGGTCCATCAGGATTTATTGTTGGCTGATCAATATTCAAAGTTGAAGGTGAGTGATGTTAAATTTTCTTTGATTAGCTGTGTTGGCAATGATGATGAACTAAGGTCGTGGTTAAATTATTCAAAGACTTAATGGTTGTGGCTGGACAAAAATGCTCATTTTTCTCAAATGTCAGTTGATAATCTATACTGTATATGAGAGTTTGGATTAGTACCAACTTATGGGACGAAATGAAAGGAATGGGGTGATCTGTGCTGCCCAACAATGTCAAATGAAAGGAATTCGATCAACTTTTAAGTAACTAAAAGGAATGCAAAGTGGCTAATTTTATGTTATTCCGTTCTCGATCTGGTTGTACTTTGTAAATTACTAGGCTACTATAGTAAATATATTGTGTTGGATTATGGTTAGCTTCATAGTAAGTTTGAATTGTATTAAGTTCCCATCTATTTGTATAttttatccttttctttcttgtgtATAAATTAcgaaatatatatgaaatatatgtataaattaCTAATGgcgtattaaaaaaattaattttttttaaggtattAGCGTTGACTAATGacctattaatttatttattttttttaattttttgggtatTAGTGTTGACAGGGTTGACGCTAATggtctattattattattattttattattttattatttttagtatatCAGCATCCACAAgagttgatgttgatgataaACCATTACCAGCCGTCGACATTGACTCATGGTATATGTGGTATAGGTTTTAGCATTGACCGCATATagtattagcgtcgacatatGTCGACTCTAATAGTCTATAATCAGGGTCGACCCTTGAATTAACAATGATGATCGTCTGATGAGCATCAGTGTCGGGCTTTTAGTGTCCAAAAGTCAACGCTAATactcattagcgtcgacttttagACTTTTAGCGCCTACCAAGTGTCCACACTAATGAGCAAATTTTTTGTGGTGGCGTAGAATATATCCAATTCTGTTCATAGTCCTAGCTTGTTTAATATTTCCATTTTCATGAATGATTGTTGCCAATTAACTTTACGAGTTTCCACTCTCAGATACCCAAACCCCTGAAGAAGTAGCAACTCTTACCAAAAAATCCATGGAAACGCTTCACTACTCCTGTAAGCTTCAGCTTCATCTCCAACTCTGTCTTCTCTTACCTCTCCATTTCTCTTCCCTTCTGCTTCTCTCTTCAGCTTACACTGTTCCTGATAAGTACTTCATCAACTGTGGATCGTCCGACAACATAACCTCTGCCGATGGCCGGCGGGTCTTTGTTGGCGACCGAGTTTTCTCTGCTGGAAAAGGCAAAGCTGTCAAAAGCAGCAACTCATCAACAGACCCTCTGTATCAAACAGCAAGAGTTTACGAAAAGACATCTTCATATGAGTTCAAAATCAATGAGAACGGTACATACATAGTACGCCTCCATTTCTTTGTCTTCTCTTCATCTCCTGATCTGTCTGTTGCTCGGTTCAATGTTTTGGCTTCTGGGTTTTCACTTTTGACCAATTATAGCATCCGAAACGTTACTACTTCTCCAAGGATTGAGGAATTCTTGCTCACCATCTCAGAAGGAAATTTTAAAATCTACTTCAAACCTTCTCAAGAGCCATCTTTGGCTTTCGTAAGCGCCATAGAAGTCTTTCTTGCCCCTGACAAACTCATCCCCGATAGCACCACTCCCAGAACTTCTATAGGAGATAACGTTACCTACAGTGGTTTGATCTCTCAGGTTCTACATACAATCCATAGGATCAACGTTGGAGGTGACTATATCAACGGTGATGATTTATGGAGGAATTGGGTGCCAGATGATAATCACTTACTCAGATCGGCGACTACGAGTAATACGTCCTATAGTTCAACGCCTGAATACAAGACCGGAAACCAGTATTTTGCCCCAGATGGTGTCTATCGGACAGCCAAGCAGTTGAATGCAAATGATAGCAGCAATTCCAATGTTTCAAATGCAACTTGGAGTTTTCCCGTCAATAATAATGCTACACACTTTGTTCGGGTACATTTTTGCGACATAGTAAGTATTTATAGAAGACCTAAGGAGTTGGATTTTGTGATGAATTTTGGGTTCAATCTCTATATCAATAGGAACTATACTATGATCAATCCTTATAGTATAACTAAACGGTTGGCTGCTCCATTCTGCTTGGATTTTGTGGTTGATTCAGATGATTCTGGATTTATGAATTTTAGTATAGGCCTGCTGGAGGACTCAAGCATTCGTGACGCATTTTTGAATGGGCTGGAGATTATGGAGTTTATGAAGGAATCAGATGTTGTCCCTATTCacagaaagacaaaaaaacgTGTTGTTGTTGTAGTTGCTACCGCTTGTGGCGCGGCCTTTGTCTTCGTTTTGGTAGTGCTGTTCTTGTTGGGTTTGAGATACAAGAAAGCAAAGCATGTTGATGGAGTAGGTTCTTTGCCGGTGCTTCATGGAAAAGGAAATTCTTACGGTAAAGGAAAATCGAATGCCTCCCCTGTTCGTAATGTTAACCTAAATTTGAAGATGCATCTTCTTGAAATACAAGCTGCAAGTCATAACTTTGACACCAAACTCTTAATAGGTGAGGGTGGGTTTGGAAAAGTTTATAAGGGAACTCTTCGGGATGGTACGAAAGTGGCTGTGAAACGATGTGATCCGAAACATGGGCAGGGCCTTCCAGAATTCGAAACTGAAATCTTGGTCTTATCCAAAATTCGGCATCGCCATCTCGTTTCCTTGAAAGGGTATTGCGAAGAAGGGTCTGAGATGATACTGGTGTATGAATTTATAGAAAAGGGCACTCTGAGAGATCATCTCTACGATTTGAAGGAGAAGCCTAAGAGGTCATCTAAAAGGTCCAAATTGTCTTGGAAGCAACGGCTTGAAATTTGCATTGGTTCAGCGAAGGGCCTTCATTACCTCCACACTTCTTCAGCTGGGGGAATCATTCACCGTGATGTTaagtcaacaaatatcttgctGAATGAACAGTACGTGGCTAAAGTTGCTGACTTTGGCCTTTCAAGATCAGGGCCTCTCGATCCAAACCATTTCAGTACTGTTGGCATAAAGGGTAGCTTTGGTTATATGGATCCTGAATATTTTAGAACCTTTGAGTTCACAGACAAATCTGATGTCTACTCCTTTGGTGTTGTACTTCTTGAGGTGCTTTGTGCCAGACCAGTTATAATTGACTCGCCCAAGAGGGAGGAGGTGAACCTGGCCGAATGGGGGATGTTTTGGCAAAAGAAATGGCAACTTGAAAGAATTATCGATCCGTTGTTAGTGGGAGAAATTAACCCTgattcattgagaaaatatGGTGAAATAGCTGAGAAGTGTTTGAAGGATCATGGAGTTGACCGGCCTTCCATGCTTGATGTGCAGTGGGACTTGGAATATGCACTGCAGCTTCAACAAACTGCATTGCACAGTGAAGACACTACGACAAATGCTTATTTGGAATTGCCTTTGCCTTCTGATAGcgtcccacattgggaagatgatcATGTGCCCATACCAGCGGATGATGGTTCGGAGGCAAGAGATAGTGAAGTGTTCTCTCAGATGAGAATTGATGGTGCCAGATAGTCTCAACTCTCAACTGCGAGATTTgctgttaagattttttttttttttgataccgaagaagaaaattacattGAACTAGGGCTGAGCAACCTGAAATAATACGAAAGTACATAAAATCAATGCTTTCGAAGATGTGAGCCTATTTATTCTTGGCACGGATGACAAGAACGGGCCACTAATGAAGGTAGTAAATGGTGGATAAGAAATACAAAGGACCATGCTGTTAAGATTGTTATTTTTACTTTAGTTCCCCTGTAACTGTTAGGATGTTTCTGTATGCTTTTATTTGTCTTTTCACttttaagttttgtttttgttcactATTAAGCCCTGTTATTTTTTggcttaaaatattttatgttgaaaaatgttttaagtttATGGAAAATTAAATGGCTATTTTCTATTGTTTATTTGCCATTAGTGTTTAActcatatatatgaaaaattgctaaatatttattatattttcatataatttgaggaGGAGCTAAGAATAAAGAGTGTGTAAAAATAAAAGGCTTTCATTGATTAGATTGAAATCGAGTGCAATTGCATATTCATATTGCTTGCAATTTGGGCAAACGATTATTAGAGATTTCTTGTAAGACTTACTTGTCCAAGTAAGTGTTCAAACAACCCAAAACCTACTTAAATAAGCTCTCTCATAATTGTCTCATTGGAAGTGTGAGAAAGCggtataaaataatttacacaAACGAAAaacgtaaattatttttaatattttatgtcttgtaaatgttatttttcctaatcaactgaaaatatttttaaattttttaatattttatatcaagCTAAACagtaaaaaatgtatatataaaaaaaaaataaaaaccaaaaattttaaaaattattttactttgaaaacaaaacacaaatagTGTCGTTGAGGCCTGAGAGAGAATTTAGATCCTATCCATTTAGTTGTAAGCTAAGGGCATAATTATCTTTTTACCttctataaaaatattaaaagacaATTATATCCTTGATTTTATTGTAAATGAGAGACACATTGCATCATGTCTTTCTTAGAAAAGCACGGAGGGTGGAGTCACGGATTCCAATATGCTAATATATATGTAGACTGTAGAGTCAATCAAAGCGGTAGATGCAAAAGCTATTAAAGAACGTGGAAGACTTTTCTTCTTTGGAAATGACTTTGACGCTTATTCTAGACATTGATTGGATTGGGAAATGAATATTTTgttgagaaaataaatagttatttttaaataaaaaaaaatagaatgaaataattattcttaatttttagtttaataacaatacatatattttaattgaaatttaatcaaaattactaaaaaaaaaactccacattatatatataaaactacaattataaaaaattaaaaacaaaaacaaaaaaaaaattgaaaaatagtgggtaggtggtcggccacccaccaaAGAGCCAGGGGTGGCCACGGGGGTGACCCGTGCCACCCCCAATTGCTCCGaaggtggtcgcaccacccttGACACTCTAAATGAATGGTCGGCCGGCCAGTTATTGTGTAAGAGATTgggtctctttttttttttttttttactttttttaaaaaaaaataagagtgatttttttgaaaaaataaaaaataaaaaattgtagttcATTCTTATTGAATTAGCTattcctttaaatttttttttgtagaaataGTATTCCTCTTTTAAAGGAACTATTCtaagaaataaattcttattaaaaaaataattattttatacgAATTGTCTTCCTATTTCAGGAGCCTATTTTGAAACGAAACGAGGGTTAAGTATATGCGGATTAttcttctccttttcctttCAGTGGTCCAGTACTCTCAGCGGTCAGTCAATCAAAGTAGTCCGGGCTCATGTTCCTCCTCTTTTCCCTACTCGGTAGATGCAAAAGCTATTAGAGAACATGGAagacttttcttcttttggaaaTTGGAAATGACTTTGACGCTTACTTTTCAAACATCGATTGAAGTCAAGAACACGCTTTCTTCTacgagaaatgctaggggtacttaaacttttacaaagagatcTTTACATACTGACGTGGCACATACTTaaagacgaaaatgcccttGTAACAAAATCCATTATTTCAAGACCACTCGTGGCCAGACGACTCACCGGACGGAAGACCCCCTTGATCCGTGGCCGGACCGAAGACCACCTTGTTCCGTAGCCAGACGTCTCGCCGGACTGCCGGTTCGGAGTTTCCGGCATGCTCCGTGATTTCTCCATCACGGCCAGTGGCACTGGGCGTCATCCAGCCACTCTGGATCCCGGCCAGACCGGTGGGATCCGGCCCATCCCCGGTTGGATCTCGGCCGGGATCTGGATATTCGCCGACCAAAAGCGTGGTCGGGGTTTCGGCTTGCTCCGTGATTTCTCCAATCACGACCAGTGGCGCTGGGCGTCATCCAGCCACGcccggatcccggccagactGCCGGGATCCGGCCCATCCCcagccagaacggccggatctcGGCCGAGATCTGGCTCTTCGCCGACCAAGAGCGTGGTCGGGGTCGTGGTCGAGCCCTAGATTGTCTAGGATGCTGTGTTTTTTTCCGATGGGTCTGTAATGCTGGGTTTCCTGTGGGTCGGGGTGCTGGGTTTCTGGTGGTCGGGGTCGGAGACGTGGTGGCCGGCGTGGTGAATTTCCAGCGGTCTAATGGTTTCCGAGGGTGGGTTGAACAGGAGATgaaggggtatttttgtctatgtattaaaatttgttttaacttgatttaattattaatctGATGTGGAGCCTCAAGAGAGgctccacgtcagtttgtaagcttccctttgtaaaagtttaagtacacctagcatttctcttcttctacaTCTGCTCATGACAAATTATTGTCATCCACAAGATTGCTTCCGCCATTTTTAACTGATAAGGTTCGCTTTCAGTCTcccacaagaaaaaaaaaaaagaaaagctagCAACTCCTACCAATTTTCCATGGAAAAGCTTCATTTCAACCCTATTTGCTAGTCTTTAGATCACTTTCTGCAATACCATTTGCTAGTCTCTCTGCAGTATCTTTCAATCTTTCAGTCTTGGCTTTTTTGTTAGCAACCGTCTACCACTTCAATACTCCCATTTCTTAGCTTCATCTCCCCATGGTTGTCttgcctttctttcttctccatttcctttctcttttgctTCTCTCATCAGCTAATTACATTCTACCAGCTGAGTATTTCATCAATTGTGGGTCAAAGTCCAACATTACTATCGGCGGTGATCGGAGCTTCGTTGGTGACTTGAAATTCTGGCTCCTCTGTTGGAACAAGCTCTGATGTCAGTGATACCAACTCAGTGaagaaacaaataattttacaaCACTTGTTTTGGCTTCCACACCTTGAACGTGGAAGGTAGACATTGAGTGTGCTTTAATATGCCCCCCTCAATCTCAGCGGAGGAAGGTAGACGTTGAGATTGTTTCGTAATTGAAAAAATCGTACGTGCAGTAAGGAGAGCTTTAGTAAAAAGATCTGCTAACTGTTCTTTGCTTGATATAAACTTGATGATATAATTGTAATGTccgaaaaattatttaataattaaagtataaattttagTAAATAATTGGTTAAgttaatttaatgtatttaaaatgtaagagaatatttttaaaagatcaaagtttataaaatgggtttatcaagattaaataaaaataaatttatttagtgtcgtaaaataaaataaaatgttttatttttatcctataaaTTCGTAAAGGGtggccaagaaaagaaaatgcaaaggaatatttttaaaaatgtccaaagaaaataaatgaaaaagagaaactaagtaaaaaaaatattaagatagaaaataaaatacaaaaaaaaaaaaaaaattaatgaataaaataaaataaagaaaattaaagaattaaagaatttaaaacagaaaagaaataagaaaaagaagaagaagaagaaaaagaataagaaataagaaagtcaaaagaaaaaaagaaaaaaaaaagtgtggccGCACACCTGCGCCCCACGTTTTGTAAATGAAGGGCCAAATGGACCTTCACAAATAAAAGAGGAAGAATGGGCCCTTTCCTCTTCATTTCGGTGGAAAAAAATGGAGtctttgttttggaaaaaattgcgatt contains:
- the LOC133853966 gene encoding probable receptor-like protein kinase At2g23200 → METLHYSCKLQLHLQLCLLLPLHFSSLLLLSSAYTVPDKYFINCGSSDNITSADGRRVFVGDRVFSAGKGKAVKSSNSSTDPLYQTARVYEKTSSYEFKINENGTYIVRLHFFVFSSSPDLSVARFNVLASGFSLLTNYSIRNVTTSPRIEEFLLTISEGNFKIYFKPSQEPSLAFVSAIEVFLAPDKLIPDSTTPRTSIGDNVTYSGLISQVLHTIHRINVGGDYINGDDLWRNWVPDDNHLLRSATTSNTSYSSTPEYKTGNQYFAPDGVYRTAKQLNANDSSNSNVSNATWSFPVNNNATHFVRVHFCDIVSIYRRPKELDFVMNFGFNLYINRNYTMINPYSITKRLAAPFCLDFVVDSDDSGFMNFSIGLLEDSSIRDAFLNGLEIMEFMKESDVVPIHRKTKKRVVVVVATACGAAFVFVLVVLFLLGLRYKKAKHVDGVGSLPVLHGKGNSYGKGKSNASPVRNVNLNLKMHLLEIQAASHNFDTKLLIGEGGFGKVYKGTLRDGTKVAVKRCDPKHGQGLPEFETEILVLSKIRHRHLVSLKGYCEEGSEMILVYEFIEKGTLRDHLYDLKEKPKRSSKRSKLSWKQRLEICIGSAKGLHYLHTSSAGGIIHRDVKSTNILLNEQYVAKVADFGLSRSGPLDPNHFSTVGIKGSFGYMDPEYFRTFEFTDKSDVYSFGVVLLEVLCARPVIIDSPKREEVNLAEWGMFWQKKWQLERIIDPLLVGEINPDSLRKYGEIAEKCLKDHGVDRPSMLDVQWDLEYALQLQQTALHSEDTTTNAYLELPLPSDSVPHWEDDHVPIPADDGSEARDSEVFSQMRIDGAR